From the genome of Halorussus caseinilyticus, one region includes:
- a CDS encoding ATP-binding protein, whose protein sequence is MTHVLGRRDPEPSRETAVSGSLGTYRARDGSPGARVRIDLDGPHAGLVVGKRGYGKSYTLGVLAEEIVRAEGVVPVVADTMGVFSSLADLGANVVARPRVTADSLAPRAWCDLLGLAPDAATGALVWQAAAGRSTLDGMRAFVADADTKADRATRRSADNHLALAESWGVFAPEGLTASDFAETPAGTVLDLSGLDPAPANAVLHAVASGLYDYCVREFPPRLPWLLVDEAHAFFDGIAASALRTALTRGRQPGLSLVAATQRPSALPAVAVSQADLLLAHRLTSRADIDALTEARPTYLTSFEARLPDAPGDVLLVDDATESVHAVRVRERETPHGGDNPSASDR, encoded by the coding sequence GTGACCCACGTCCTCGGTCGCCGCGACCCCGAACCGTCCCGCGAAACCGCCGTCTCTGGCTCCCTCGGGACCTACCGCGCCCGCGACGGAAGCCCCGGCGCGCGGGTCCGCATCGACCTCGACGGTCCCCACGCCGGACTCGTCGTCGGCAAACGCGGCTACGGGAAATCGTACACGCTCGGCGTTCTCGCCGAAGAAATCGTCCGCGCCGAAGGGGTCGTCCCGGTCGTCGCCGACACGATGGGCGTCTTCTCGTCGCTCGCGGACCTCGGCGCGAACGTCGTCGCACGCCCCCGCGTCACCGCCGACTCGCTCGCGCCGCGGGCGTGGTGTGACCTGCTCGGACTCGCGCCGGACGCCGCGACGGGCGCGCTGGTGTGGCAGGCCGCCGCCGGGCGCTCTACTCTCGACGGGATGCGCGCGTTCGTCGCCGACGCCGACACTAAGGCCGACCGCGCGACCCGCCGGTCGGCCGACAACCACCTCGCGCTGGCCGAGTCGTGGGGCGTCTTCGCGCCGGAGGGCCTGACCGCGAGCGACTTCGCCGAAACCCCGGCGGGGACCGTGCTGGACCTCTCGGGTCTCGACCCCGCGCCCGCGAACGCGGTCCTGCACGCGGTCGCAAGTGGTCTCTACGACTACTGCGTCCGCGAGTTCCCTCCCCGCCTCCCGTGGCTACTCGTGGACGAAGCCCACGCCTTCTTCGACGGCATCGCGGCCTCCGCGCTCCGGACTGCTCTCACGCGGGGCCGCCAGCCCGGTCTGAGCCTCGTCGCGGCGACTCAGCGACCGAGCGCGCTCCCGGCAGTCGCAGTCTCGCAGGCCGACCTCCTGCTGGCCCACCGCCTCACCTCGCGGGCCGACATCGACGCCCTCACGGAGGCCCGGCCGACCTACCTCACCTCGTTCGAAGCTCGCCTGCCCGACGCGCCCGGCGACGTTCTGCTCGTGGACGACGCCACCGAGAGCGTCCACGCGGTCCGGGTCCGCGAGCGCGAGACGCCCCACGGTGGCGACAATCCGAGCGCGAGCGACCGATGA
- a CDS encoding protein-L-isoaspartate O-methyltransferase family protein has product MDLAVLCDDMVDSLEHPSKGVVSSESVSAAMRAVPRHEFVEDDRLAYADRSFEHRGTRVLAPSTAARLLEALDAGEGDSVLVVGAGVGYTAAVLAEIVGEHNVHAVDITRSVVLDARRTLASAGYDGVFVDCRDGSGGLPEYAPFDRILVEAAAADPPRPLVEQLASDGRLVIPVGVGEQSLTAIEGDEVGDQKGRPLGTVAFAPLLVAGEEADSIERNRTVREDRERAERALERRTGWERDWIDWDGDEGLSD; this is encoded by the coding sequence ATGGACCTCGCGGTGCTGTGCGACGACATGGTCGATAGCCTCGAACACCCCTCGAAAGGGGTCGTCTCCAGCGAGAGCGTCAGCGCCGCGATGCGTGCGGTCCCGCGCCACGAGTTCGTCGAGGACGACCGACTGGCTTACGCCGACCGGTCTTTCGAGCATCGGGGCACCCGCGTCCTCGCGCCGAGTACCGCGGCCCGACTGCTGGAAGCCCTCGACGCCGGTGAGGGCGATTCGGTCCTCGTCGTCGGCGCTGGCGTGGGCTACACCGCCGCGGTCCTCGCGGAAATCGTCGGCGAACACAACGTCCACGCGGTGGACATCACCCGAAGCGTGGTGCTTGACGCCCGGCGCACCCTCGCGTCTGCGGGCTACGACGGCGTCTTCGTGGACTGTCGGGACGGGTCGGGCGGACTGCCGGAGTACGCGCCGTTCGACCGAATCCTCGTGGAAGCGGCCGCGGCCGACCCACCGCGACCGCTCGTGGAGCAACTCGCCTCGGACGGTAGACTGGTCATCCCGGTCGGGGTCGGCGAGCAGTCGCTGACCGCGATAGAGGGCGACGAGGTGGGCGACCAGAAGGGTCGTCCGCTCGGCACCGTGGCGTTCGCGCCGCTTCTCGTGGCGGGCGAGGAAGCCGACTCCATCGAGCGCAACCGGACCGTCCGCGAGGACCGCGAACGGGCCGAGCGTGCCCTCGAGCGCCGGACCGGGTGGGAGCGCGACTGGATAGACTGGGACGGCGACGAGGGCCTGTCGGACTGA
- a CDS encoding fluoride efflux transporter FluC translates to MNPFLLVGAGGVLGALSRFAVGSRIPDRQRDTLAVNVLGSFALGALTAGLAADAALLTLFGTGFCGAFTTFSSFAVETVELYESGARQEAIGNAALNLVGALLAVGLGGWTATALA, encoded by the coding sequence ATGAACCCCTTCCTGCTGGTCGGCGCGGGCGGCGTCCTCGGCGCTCTCTCGCGGTTCGCGGTCGGGTCGCGGATACCCGACCGCCAGCGCGACACGCTCGCGGTCAACGTCCTCGGAAGTTTCGCTCTCGGCGCGCTGACGGCCGGACTCGCCGCCGACGCCGCCCTGTTGACCCTGTTCGGCACCGGGTTCTGCGGCGCGTTCACGACGTTCTCCAGTTTCGCAGTCGAGACGGTCGAACTCTACGAAAGCGGCGCGCGACAGGAAGCAATCGGAAACGCGGCGCTGAACCTCGTCGGCGCACTGCTCGCGGTCGGACTCGGCGGATGGACGGCGACGGCGCTCGCCTGA
- a CDS encoding DUF7382 domain-containing protein, translating into MRTFRRFRSDSRAIEGLPIRLVIALVVGVASLGVMMNMLSGVGGLTVAELDAKPDPAVIGPESEDIDIVVVDPDGEPVEDATVVVTGGTATLDDVETETTDEDGEVSVHVAPELGPNQQEGTLEVRIKPPAGSDYADERENTAILVIRD; encoded by the coding sequence ATGCGAACTTTCCGACGATTCCGGTCCGACTCGCGCGCAATCGAAGGCCTGCCAATCCGTCTCGTCATCGCCCTCGTGGTCGGCGTCGCCAGCCTCGGCGTGATGATGAACATGCTGTCGGGCGTCGGCGGTCTCACCGTCGCTGAACTCGACGCGAAACCCGACCCCGCGGTAATCGGTCCCGAGAGCGAGGACATCGACATCGTGGTCGTGGACCCCGACGGCGAACCGGTCGAGGACGCGACGGTGGTCGTCACCGGTGGCACGGCGACCCTCGACGACGTTGAGACCGAGACCACCGACGAGGACGGCGAAGTCAGCGTCCACGTCGCCCCCGAACTCGGTCCGAACCAGCAGGAGGGCACGCTGGAGGTGCGCATCAAACCGCCCGCCGGAAGCGACTACGCCGACGAGCGCGAGAACACCGCGATACTCGTAATTCGGGACTGA
- the crcB gene encoding fluoride efflux transporter CrcB codes for MSETDAHSATEDPGARWLERLEPLLLVAVGGFAGAILRHAVAAAFPGGFPWGTLAVNVAGSFALGALLYEAELSGRLSAETRLVLGTGFLSSFTTYSTFAVQTAALSPTLAVANVGANYALGFVAVLAGRAAVGEVTG; via the coding sequence ATGTCGGAGACCGACGCTCACTCGGCGACCGAGGACCCGGGCGCTCGCTGGCTCGAACGACTCGAACCCCTTCTGCTCGTCGCGGTCGGCGGGTTCGCCGGGGCGATTCTCCGTCACGCCGTCGCCGCGGCGTTCCCCGGCGGCTTTCCGTGGGGCACGCTCGCGGTCAACGTCGCGGGAAGTTTCGCGCTCGGCGCTCTCCTCTACGAGGCCGAGTTATCGGGCCGACTCAGCGCCGAGACCCGACTCGTCCTCGGTACCGGATTCCTCTCGTCGTTCACGACCTACAGCACCTTCGCGGTCCAGACCGCCGCGCTCTCGCCGACGTTGGCCGTCGCCAACGTCGGCGCGAACTACGCGCTCGGGTTCGTCGCCGTCCTCGCGGGACGCGCCGCGGTCGGGGAGGTGACGGGATGA